The window GGTGCCCGCGTGCTTGTGCACATTGGTGAGGGCCTCCTGGATGACCCGGTACGCGGCCAGGTCCACGGCGGCCGGCAGGGTGGTGCCGTGGTCGGCGCGGGCGACCTCGACGTGCAGTCCGGCGTTGCGGAAGGTGCCGACGAGCTCGTCGAGGCGGTCCAGGCCGGGGGCCGGTTCCGTGGGGGCCTCCGGGTCGCCGGACTGCCGGAGCAGGCCCACGGTGGCACGCAGTTCGTCGAGCGCGGAGCGGCTGGCCTCCCGGACGTGCCCGAGGGCCTCCTTGGCCTGGTCGGGCCGCTTGTCCATGACGTGGGCCGCGACCCCGGCCTGCACATTGACCAGGGCGATGTGGTGGGCCACGACGTCGTGCAGGTCGCGGGCGATGCGCAGGCGTTCCTCGGCGACGCGGCGGCGGGCCTCCTCCTCACGGGTGCGCTCGGCGCGCTCGGCGCGTTCCCTGATGGCGTGCACGAAGGCACGGCGGCTGCGGACGGCGTCACCGCCGGCGGCGGCCATCCCCGTCCAGGCGAAGATCGCCAGGTTCTCCTGCGCGTACCAGGGCATCGGCCCGGCGAGCATGGCGGCGCCGGTCAGCACGGTCATGGTGGCCAGGCCCAGGCGCAGGGCGGTGAGGCGGTCGGTGGCGGCCGCGACGGTGAAGAGGGCGACCACGGCGGACATGGCGACGGGGGCGCGGGGGTCCCCGGTGACGAACTCGACGACGGACATGGTGCCGGTGGCGGCGAGGACGGCGCGGGGGGCGCGGCGGCGCAGGACGAGGGCGGCGGCGCCGAGGACCATGAGGAGCATGCTGAGCAGGTCCGGCCTGCGCACCCCCCAGCTGACGACGTGGTCGCCGCGCGGGCCCACGAAGGAGCCGACCACCATGCACACGAGGACACCGGCCGCGAGGGCCGCGTCCAGTGCGAGGGGGTGCGCCTTCAGCCGGCATCGGGCGCGATCGAGGGTGGTCACGCCTGCCTACGGTACGGGGTGGCACGCCGCACGGGGACTGGGGCGTCCGACGCGGGAACGCCGCAGTCCGGCGCGGGGACGACAGGGGCCGACGCGGGGCACCGCGGAACACGTCAGGGTGAGGCGTGGAGACGGCGGAATCCGGGACGCGGACGACGGCAGCGTCCGGCGCGGGGCGCGGCGGAGTCCGGGACGGGGCGCGGCGGAGTCCGGGACGGGGCGCGGCGGAGTCCGACGCGGAGACGGCGGCCGCATGCGATGCGGGCCCCGCCCGGGGGCTGCCGTGCTGCCCGGACGGGCCGTCGCTCGTCACCGTGACGCCACCGGGGGCCTTACCCGGACCTCCCCCGGGCCCGACCGGCCTCAGCTTGATCTCACCCGGGGATGAGGCCGTCGTCGCTCAGCAGGTCCCGGACCTCCTCCAGGGTGGCGTCCGCGGAGGGGAGGATCAGGTCGGACGGCTCCAGGGAGTCGTCCGGCACGGGCTCGCCCAGTTCGCGGACCCTGGACAGCAGGGCCGCGAGGGTGCGACGAAAGCCGGGGCCGTCGCCCTTCTCCATTTCGGCCAGGAGTTCGTCGTCCAGCTTGTTCAGGTCGGCGAGGTGGCCGTCGGCCAGCCTCACCTGTCCCTCTCCCATGATCCGTACGATCATGTCGCCCTCCTCGGCGTGGCCCCGGCTGTCGGTGACATGGCTGCCTCGACGCGGCTACTGCTTGTCGAAGCGGGGGGTGTCCTGCGGCTGCCGCTGGTTCCGGCCCTCGCCCGCGCCGCCCTCGATCGCCTGCCGGTCCCCGGACGACCCTCCCCCAGAGCCAATAGCCTGGGAGGTACCCCCAGCCAGCTCCGCCTTCATGCGCTGGAGCTCCAGCTCCACATCCGTACCACCGGAGAGCCGGTCCAGCTCGGTCTGGATGTCGTCCTTGGCCAGCCCGGACGGGTCGTCCAGGGCGCCGGAGGCGAGCAGCTCGTCGATCGCGCCGGCCCGGGCCTGGAGCTGCGCGGTCTTGTCCTCGGCCCGCTGGATGGCCAGGCCGACGTCGCCCATCTCCTCGGAGATGCCGGAGAACGCCTCGCCGATCCGGGTCTGCGCCTGGGCCGCCGTGTAGGTCGCCTTGATGGTCTCCTTCTTCGTACGGAAGGCGTCGACCTTGGCCTGCAGGCGCTGGGCCGCCAGGGTGAGCTTCTCCTCCTCGCCCTGGAGCGTGGCGTGCTGCGTCTGGAGGTCCGTCACCTGCTGCTGGAGCGCGGCGCGGCGCGAGAGCGCCTCGCGGGCCAGGTCCTCACGGCCCAGGGCGAGCGCCTTGCGGCCCTGGTCCTCCAGCTTGCCGGACTGCTGCTGCAGCTGGTTCAGCTGGAGCTCGAGGCGCTTGCGGCTGGTCGCCACGTCCGCGACACCGCGCCGCACCTTCTGGAGCAGCTCCAACTGCTTCTGGTACGAGTAATCGAGGGTCTCGCGCGGGTCCTCGGCCCGGTCAAGGGCCTTGTTCGCCTTCGCGCGGAAGATCATCCCCATACGCTTCATGACACCGCTCATGGGCTTCGCGCGCCCCCTTCTGACGGACTCCAGCTCACAGCTCTGCGACAGAACCCACAGTACGGGCCCTGTGACCATTACCGCACTGTTCGGGAGCGGATACGGTCATCCCCAAGGACGACTGCGTCCGTTTCCGCTCCGGCGCAGGGAGGAGGTTGCCCCCTGAGCGACGGGCGACGGTGGTCGCGACGTCCCCTCTGTCCCCCCTACAGACGATCGGTGTTGCCGGATCGTTCCCCGCGGGACTGGGGTCCATGCGGGTCAAGCCCGTACCCTTGGGTTTTGTGTTCCGTAGCCGTGCCAAGGAAGAGAAGGCCCCGGTCGCCGACAAGGCACCGGTGAGCTTCTCCAAGCAGTCCCGCGACCCGCAGGCCCCCAAGGGCCGCCCCACACCCAAGCGGAGTGAGGCGCGTTCCCAGCGCCGCAGTGTCGCCAACACGTCGATGACGCGCAAGGATGCCGCGAAGCGGCAGCGCGAGGAGCGCCGAGTCCAGTTGGAGCGGCAGCGCCAGGCGCTGGCCAGCGGCGACGAGCGCTATCTGCCGGCCCGTGACAAGGGCCCGGTGCGCCGGTTCGCGCGGGACTTCGTCGACTCGCGGTTCAACATCGCGGAGTTCTTCCTGCCGATGGCCGTGGTCATCCTGGTGCTGAGCATGGTCCGGGTGCCCGCGCTGCAGAACATCGCGCTGCTGCTGTGGCTCGTGGTGATCGCCCTGATCGTGCTGGACTCGGCGGTCAGCGGCTTCCGGCTGAGGAAGCGCCTGAGCGAGCGCTTCCCGGATCAGAACAAGCGCGGCGTGGTCGCCTACGCCCTGATGCGCTCCCTCCAGATGCGCCGGCTCCGGCTGCCCAAGCCGCAGGTCAAGCGCGGGGAGCGGCCCTGAGCGCGACCGCTTTCTCCGAGGATGCCGCGGACGCCTGGCTGAACAAACTGGGTGGGCTGCGTGACGTCGTACGACAGGAACTGGTGGCCCGGCAGCTCGACGAGCAGATAGCCGGGCGGTACCCGGTCGGGCAGCGGCTGCGCGTGCTCGACGTGGGGATGGGCCAGGGCACGCAGGCGCTGCGGCTGGCCCGGGCCGGGCACCAGGTCACCGGTCTCGAACGGGACCAGACGATGATCTCCGTGGCGCGTGCCGCGCTGGCCGCCGAGCCGGAGGGCATCCGGGCGCGGATGCGGATCGTCGAGGGCGACGGCCAGGACACCGGCGTGCACTTCCTGCCGGGCAGCTTCGACGTGGTGCTGTGCCACGGGGTGCTCATGTACATCGAGGAGCCGGACCCGCTGCTCGCGGGGCTGGCCCGGATGCTCGCGCCGGGCGGCCTGCTGTCGCTGCTGGTGCGCAACGGCGACGCGCTGGCGTTGCGCCCGGGACTGTCCGGCGAGTGGCCGACGGCGCTGACGGCGTTCGACACGACGGCGTACCGCAACCGGCTGGGCCTCGAGGTGCGGGCGGACCGCCTCGCCCACCTGACGGCGACCCTCGCCGGGATCGGGGCGCCGCTGCGCACCTGGTACGGCGTGCGGGTCTTCACGGACACGGCGGCGGACGACGCGGAGCCGCCGGCCGACACCGAGACGCTGGAAACCCTTCTGGCAGCGGAGGAACGAGCCGGCCGCACGGACCCCTACCGCGCGGTGGCGGCACTGCTGCATCTGTGCGGGGTACGCGGCTGACGATCCGGGCCTGGCGTCGGCCGCCCGTGCTCGCCGCCCGTTCGGGTGCGTACCGGGAGCCGGGGGTGCGGGGCGTGGAGAGACTCGGGGCATGGATGTCTTTCCCGTGCGTGCCCGTGCCCGTGCCCATGCTTCGCGGTCGGTCGCTGTGCTCGCCGGGCTCGTCTGCTGTGCCGCGGTGCTGTCCGGGTGCCACCCGGCGGCCGACCCGCAGGCGGCGGCCAGCGGGTCGGACACCTCCGGTGGGCCCGACCCCGCCGGTGTCCGGCGGCCGGCCGCTTCGACCGCGGCGAACGACCTGCAGAGCGACTACATGCGGGTGATCAAGAAGGCGCTGCCTTCGGTCGTGCAGATCCAGTCCGGCAACCAGCTCGGGTCCGGGGTCGTGTACGACGACAAGGGACACATCGTCACCAACGCGCACGTCGTCGGGACCGGGAAGACGTTCCGCGTGACCACGGCGAACAGCGAGGCGTCGCTCACGGCCACGCTGGTCTCCTCGTACCCGGACCAGGACCTCGCCGTCGTCAAGCTGGACCGGGTGCCCCACGGGCTGAAGGCGGCCACGTTCGGCGAGTCGGGGAAGGTCGAAGTCGGGCAGATCGTCCTGGCCATGGGCTCACCGCTCGGGCTGTCGTCGAGCGTGACCCAGGGGATCGTGTCGGCGACCGGGCGCACCGTCAGCGAGGGGCAGAGCGACAGCGGCACGGGGGCGACGATCGCCGGCATGGTGCAGACGTCGGCCGCGATCAACCCGGGCAACAGCGGGGGCGCGCTGGTGAACCTGAACGGCCAGGTCATCGGCATCCCGACACTCGCCGCCGCCGATCCGCAGCTCGGCGGCAGCGCGGCGCCCGGCATCGGTTTCGCGATCCCGGCGTCCACGGCGAAGACGATCGCCGGACAGATCGTGCGGTACGGCAAGGTCGTCGACTCCGGCCGGGCCGCGCTCGGCATCACCGGGCGCACCGTCGTCGACGTGAACTACGAGCCCGCCGGGGTCGCGGTGGTGGACGTGAAGTCGGGCGGGGCCGCGGCGCGCGCGGGCATCCGGTCCGGGGACATCATCACCAAGGTCGGCGGCAGGAACATCACCACCATCACCTCGCTGTCGGAGGCACTGGCCGCCGACCGGCCGGGGCAGCGGACGACGGTGACGTACTCACGCGACAACAGCCGGAAGACAGTGGACGTGACGCTGGGCGAGCAGTGAGCGGGGGCGGCCGTCCATCGGCGGCCGCCCGGGCCCCCAGGCTCTACGCCGAGGCCTCGTCCGCGTGCAGGCTCATCGGGCCGTAGATCTCCTTGGCGTCCTCGAACAGCCGGACCTGGTCCGCGCCGCCGTCGGCCAGTGCCTTCCAGTTCTCCCCGATCCAGGACTCGGCGTCGCCCTGCGTGGTGAACTCCTCGGGCTGCACCGCGGGCTGGACCTCCGTCCCGTCGGTCGTCTCGAACCGCCACGTCCATGCCGCCATGTACGCCTCCCTGGTATGAGCACACTGCACAGCGCGGGCCGGACCCGGTCCGGCCCTCTGCCCGCAGCCTAGTGCCGCGGCAGGCGGGCCTCTCGCGAGCTTCCCGCCTGTGCGGTGGATCATGCCCAGGACACGGGATCCGGCATGCGCGCCACGGTCCGGTGGCGGGCGCCGGCTTTCCGCGCCCGTCGCCGGACAGAGCCCGGCCGGATGCGCGCCTCCGGCGGCGGCAGGCGAAAATCGGGTCCGTGGACGTGACTCTGCTCGGCACCGGTGCCCCCGCGGGACTGCCCCGCCCCGACTGTCCCTGCGCGGCCTGCGCGACCGCGCTCGGCGCGGACGCGCGGGCGGCGACCGCGCTGCTCGTGGACGGGGTGCTGCTGCTGGACCTGACCCCCGGCGCGGCGTTCGCGGCGGCGCGGGCGGGGCGTTCGCTGGGCGAGGTGGGGCACGTGCTGCTGTCGCACCCGCACGACGGTCCGGCGCTCGAGGTGCCGGCCGGGCTGCCGCAGCCGGAGCGGGTGCCGGACGGGCGGGAGCTGACGCTGCCGAGCGGGCACCGGGTGCGGGCGGTGGCGCTGGACGCTCCCGGCACCGGGTACGCGGTGACCGGCCCGGACGGCCGGCGGCTGCTGTACCTGCCGCCTGGCGGCGCGCCGGCCGGTCTGGAGGAGGGCTCCGCCGAGACGTACGACATGCTCCTGGCGGACGTGCTGGGGCGCCCCGACGCGTCGGCCAGGCTGCGGGCGGTCGGCGCGGTGGGGCCGGCCACGGACGTCGTCGCGGTCCACCTCGACCACGACGTGCCGCCGGGTGACGAGCTGCGCCGGCGGCTCGCGGCGGCGGGGGCGCGGGCCGTGCCGGACGGTACGACGCTGACGGTCGGGGCACGTGAATCGGACGTACCGGACGTTCCCCGGCGCACGCTGGTGCTCGGCGGGGCGCGTTCGGGCAAGTCGGTGGAGGCCGAGCGGCGGCTGGAGAGCTTCCCCGGCGTGCTGTACGTGGCCACCGGCGGCACCCGCGGCGGGGACACCGAGTGGGCGGACCGGGTGGCGGCGCACCGGGAGCGGCGGCCGGGTTCGTGGCGCACGACCGAGACGTGCGACCTGGTGCCGCTGCTCGCACAGGACGGCCCGCCGCTGCTCGTCGACTGCCTGTCGCTGTGGCTGACGGACGCGATGGACTCCGTCGGCGCCTGGGACGACGCCGAGTGGGCGGGCGGCGGCGAACGCGCCCTGCGCGAACGGGTGACCGCCCTGACCGGCGCCCTGCGCGCCACCCGGCGCACCGTGGTGGCGGTCTCCAACGAGGTCGGCTCCGGCATCGTCCCCGCCACCGCCTCCGGCCGCCGCTACCGCGACGAACTCGGCCGCCTGAACGCCGCGTTCGCCGCCGAGTGCGAACACGTCCTGCTGGTGGTGGCCGGCCAGGCGCTGGTGCTGCGCGGCTGACCCGGTCCGGACGGAGGACCGGCCGGCGTCAGCTCGGGTGGCGGCGGGCGACGACTCGGTAGGTGTTGGAGAGGCCGGGGGCGCGGCGGAAGACGGGCGAGAGGAGCAGGTCCAGGAGCGCCACCGCCTTCACCAGGGGGCCGGTGAGGGCGGTCAGGGCGGTGCGCAGGGTGTGCTGGAGGCCGGTGGGCGGGGTGTCGCGCCAGGGGGCGTCGGCGGCGGGCAGCACATGGGCGAGGAGCAGGGCGGCGGCCGCCGAGAGGTCGCCTGGCCGGTGCGGGGCGCGTCGGTCGGTGACGACGACGGCGCAGCCCTGGGACTCCAGTTCCGCGCGGAGGTTGTCCAGCGGCAGCAGGTGCAGATGGCGCGGCTGGCCGTGCGGCAGCCACCACCGGCCCAGCAGCCGGGCGGACAGGCAGTGCGGGTCGGGCAGTTCGATCAGCAGGTGCCCGCCGGGGCGCAGCGCGGTGAGGGCGCCCCGCAACTCCGCTCGGGGGTCCGGCACATGGGCCAGATGGTGGAAGACGCTGACCACGTCGTAGCGTCCGCGCAGCCGCTCCGCGATGTGCGGGTCGGTCAGGTGCCCGACGTGGGCCTCCTCGACCCGCCCCCGCTCGCGGGCCCGCTCCACGCGCTGGGTGGGGTCGAGGCCGTCGAAGGCGGTGTACGGGAACACCTCCTGCGCCGCGCCGGGGAAGTGGCCGTGGCCCGTGCCGACGTCCAGCCAGCTCTCCGGCTCCCCCAGGTGGCTCATCAGACGGGCGTCGGAGCGGTGCCGGCGGCGGCCGCGGCGGGCCGTGAGCACCGGGTCCGCGAGGCCCGCGAGGCCCGCGACGCTCTCTGGGCCGGCCTCGTCGAAGTCCCGGTGGTAGAAGGCCAGTCCGGCCGCCGTGAGCCGGGGGTTCTGGAACGCGTGGCCGCAGTCGCGGCACTCGTCGACCGCGAACGTGCCCGGCTTGTGCTGGAGCAGGTCCGGCGCGCGCAGCCGGGTGCGCAGCCGCCGGGAGCCGCACCAGGGGCAGTCCGCGCGCGGCGGCTCCTGGAAACGGCCGGTGCCCTGGGCGAGTTCGGCGGCGTAGGCGAGGCGGCGCGGGTCGTAGAACCCCGGGGCGTACGGCAGGGGCGGCATGGGCGGCTCCCGGTGGGTCACTGTGAGAACAAGTCGCTGCAAAGGGAACGTATGGGATCCGGATCTTGGCCGGAAAGACGCCGTACGGGTGTGGTGGCGATGTGGCGCCGTCCGGTGGAATCGGGGCCGGTACTGTTCAGCGAATGAGCTCGCTGAATCTCGACGACTTCACCGATCTGATCGAGCGCCCGGACGGCGGCGTGCGCCGTGACGCCGAGGCGCGCCGGGAGCGTCAGATCGTGCCGCCCGGTGCGCTGGGCCGCCTGGACGACCTGGGTGAGTGGCTGGCCTCGGCGCAGGCCGCCGTGGCGGTGCGGCCGGTCGAACGGCCGAAGGCGGTGCTGTTCGCCGGCGACCACGGCGTCGCGGAACTGGGCGTGTCGGTCCACCCCGCGGGCAGTGCCGAACGGCTGGTACGGGCGGTACTGGACGGCGGCCGGCCGGTGTCCGTGCTGGCCCGGCGGCTCGGCGTGCCGGTGCGGGTGGTCGACATGGCGCTGGACTGCGCGCCCGAGTCGCTGCCCGAGGATGTCGTACGGCACCGGGTGCGGCGCGGCAGCGGGCGCGTCGACGTCGAGGACGCGCTGACCCTGGAGGAGGCGGAGGCGGCCTTCCGGGCGGGTGTGGCA of the Streptomyces sp. NBC_01788 genome contains:
- a CDS encoding sensor histidine kinase, giving the protein MTTLDRARCRLKAHPLALDAALAAGVLVCMVVGSFVGPRGDHVVSWGVRRPDLLSMLLMVLGAAALVLRRRAPRAVLAATGTMSVVEFVTGDPRAPVAMSAVVALFTVAAATDRLTALRLGLATMTVLTGAAMLAGPMPWYAQENLAIFAWTGMAAAGGDAVRSRRAFVHAIRERAERAERTREEEARRRVAEERLRIARDLHDVVAHHIALVNVQAGVAAHVMDKRPDQAKEALGHVREASRSALDELRATVGLLRQSGDPEAPTEPAPGLDRLDELVGTFRNAGLHVEVARADHGTTLPAAVDLAAYRVIQEALTNVHKHAGTRAKAEVSVVRVGPHIEITVLDDGAGRTAGTQPGGGHGLLGMRERVTALVGTLTTGPRYGGGFRVHAILPVETRTRAPGDPV
- the pspAA gene encoding PspA-associated protein PspAA — protein: MIVRIMGEGQVRLADGHLADLNKLDDELLAEMEKGDGPGFRRTLAALLSRVRELGEPVPDDSLEPSDLILPSADATLEEVRDLLSDDGLIPG
- a CDS encoding PspA/IM30 family protein is translated as MKRMGMIFRAKANKALDRAEDPRETLDYSYQKQLELLQKVRRGVADVATSRKRLELQLNQLQQQSGKLEDQGRKALALGREDLAREALSRRAALQQQVTDLQTQHATLQGEEEKLTLAAQRLQAKVDAFRTKKETIKATYTAAQAQTRIGEAFSGISEEMGDVGLAIQRAEDKTAQLQARAGAIDELLASGALDDPSGLAKDDIQTELDRLSGGTDVELELQRMKAELAGGTSQAIGSGGGSSGDRQAIEGGAGEGRNQRQPQDTPRFDKQ
- a CDS encoding DUF3043 domain-containing protein — encoded protein: MFRSRAKEEKAPVADKAPVSFSKQSRDPQAPKGRPTPKRSEARSQRRSVANTSMTRKDAAKRQREERRVQLERQRQALASGDERYLPARDKGPVRRFARDFVDSRFNIAEFFLPMAVVILVLSMVRVPALQNIALLLWLVVIALIVLDSAVSGFRLRKRLSERFPDQNKRGVVAYALMRSLQMRRLRLPKPQVKRGERP
- a CDS encoding class I SAM-dependent methyltransferase: MARQLDEQIAGRYPVGQRLRVLDVGMGQGTQALRLARAGHQVTGLERDQTMISVARAALAAEPEGIRARMRIVEGDGQDTGVHFLPGSFDVVLCHGVLMYIEEPDPLLAGLARMLAPGGLLSLLVRNGDALALRPGLSGEWPTALTAFDTTAYRNRLGLEVRADRLAHLTATLAGIGAPLRTWYGVRVFTDTAADDAEPPADTETLETLLAAEERAGRTDPYRAVAALLHLCGVRG
- a CDS encoding S1C family serine protease gives rise to the protein MDVFPVRARARAHASRSVAVLAGLVCCAAVLSGCHPAADPQAAASGSDTSGGPDPAGVRRPAASTAANDLQSDYMRVIKKALPSVVQIQSGNQLGSGVVYDDKGHIVTNAHVVGTGKTFRVTTANSEASLTATLVSSYPDQDLAVVKLDRVPHGLKAATFGESGKVEVGQIVLAMGSPLGLSSSVTQGIVSATGRTVSEGQSDSGTGATIAGMVQTSAAINPGNSGGALVNLNGQVIGIPTLAAADPQLGGSAAPGIGFAIPASTAKTIAGQIVRYGKVVDSGRAALGITGRTVVDVNYEPAGVAVVDVKSGGAAARAGIRSGDIITKVGGRNITTITSLSEALAADRPGQRTTVTYSRDNSRKTVDVTLGEQ
- a CDS encoding bifunctional adenosylcobinamide kinase/adenosylcobinamide-phosphate guanylyltransferase — encoded protein: MDVTLLGTGAPAGLPRPDCPCAACATALGADARAATALLVDGVLLLDLTPGAAFAAARAGRSLGEVGHVLLSHPHDGPALEVPAGLPQPERVPDGRELTLPSGHRVRAVALDAPGTGYAVTGPDGRRLLYLPPGGAPAGLEEGSAETYDMLLADVLGRPDASARLRAVGAVGPATDVVAVHLDHDVPPGDELRRRLAAAGARAVPDGTTLTVGARESDVPDVPRRTLVLGGARSGKSVEAERRLESFPGVLYVATGGTRGGDTEWADRVAAHRERRPGSWRTTETCDLVPLLAQDGPPLLVDCLSLWLTDAMDSVGAWDDAEWAGGGERALRERVTALTGALRATRRTVVAVSNEVGSGIVPATASGRRYRDELGRLNAAFAAECEHVLLVVAGQALVLRG
- a CDS encoding class I SAM-dependent methyltransferase, with the translated sequence MPPLPYAPGFYDPRRLAYAAELAQGTGRFQEPPRADCPWCGSRRLRTRLRAPDLLQHKPGTFAVDECRDCGHAFQNPRLTAAGLAFYHRDFDEAGPESVAGLAGLADPVLTARRGRRRHRSDARLMSHLGEPESWLDVGTGHGHFPGAAQEVFPYTAFDGLDPTQRVERARERGRVEEAHVGHLTDPHIAERLRGRYDVVSVFHHLAHVPDPRAELRGALTALRPGGHLLIELPDPHCLSARLLGRWWLPHGQPRHLHLLPLDNLRAELESQGCAVVVTDRRAPHRPGDLSAAAALLLAHVLPAADAPWRDTPPTGLQHTLRTALTALTGPLVKAVALLDLLLSPVFRRAPGLSNTYRVVARRHPS